A window from Chrysemys picta bellii isolate R12L10 chromosome 2, ASM1138683v2, whole genome shotgun sequence encodes these proteins:
- the DCSTAMP gene encoding dendritic cell-specific transmembrane protein — MSRQWITNLQKKMRIFASITRHIWGLFVSERKPGWKNLLQLFAVCSTVSFIISSLLFLGLHSFLAHYPLVSLAISGSTWIGLSTGLCSSKHMRCFGTLFVLSCSLREGRNALIAAGTGVVVAGNIQNIFHNLKILADSIACNLEIEQFSFIKDYIKIIQWIYNETKRLSNPVEEVVSLSDKFNVSYLISDENLKMKLNNTKQQIQSVTNHISSILAIQPYINQGLLPIIGILLVPLGTYLFFRKFLGTHSVKFKNIYITKQFIKFDEHQRQQQKPCVLPLSKKESKKYVIVPSLCLTHKERKSIGRVLIPVFTNLCIWVLFAAVDYLLYWLIFSVSKHLHALPALEVNLKVRYQKNENTFIFNTGERKTTNVSFNSSLFKHECLPKPEFLLSSTWLQLGCIIFCLIIFALFSTTLTQLKILVSTSFYPNIEMKRIHYLHAKLLRKRSKIPQKNVKRKLNSFATKFHFWFPIFKAMGMVRKKEKDMININNV, encoded by the exons ATGAGCCGTCAGTGGATTACCAACCTTCAGAAGAAAATGAGAATTTTTGCCTCAATAACTCGACACATTTGGGGACTTTTTGTATCAGAGAGGAAGCCTGGCTGGAAGAATCTGTTGCAGCTTTTTGCAGTTTGCTCTACTGTTAGCTTCATCATAAGCAGCCTCTTATTTcttggcttgcattcctttctAGCACACTATCCTTTGGTTTCCTTAGCAATTTCTGGGTCCACCTGGATTGGCCTGTCTACTGGGTTGTGTTCCTCCAAGCACATGCGCTGCTTTGGCACACTGTTTGTTCTTTCTTGCAGCTTGCGTGAAGGTAGAAATGCGCTTATTGCTGCTGGGACTGGTGTCGTGGTAGCTGgcaacatccaaaatatttttcaCAACCTAAAGATATTGGCAGACAGTATAGCTTGCAATCTAGAGATTGAGCAATTTTCCTTTATAAAAgactatattaaaataattcagtGGATTTATAATGAGACTAAACGTTTAAGTAACCCAGTGGAAGAAGTAGTATCACTGAGTGACAAATTCAATGTCTCTTACTTAATTTCAGATGAAAATTTGAAAATGAAGTTGAACAACACAAAACAACAAATCCAGAGTGTTACTAACCATATATCTTCTATACTGGCTATACAGCCCTATATAAACCAGGGGTTGTTGCCTATAATAGGAATTCTTCTAGTTCCTCTTGGCACATACCTTTTCTTCAGAAAATTCTTGGGCACTCATAGTGTGAAGTTTAAGAATATTTACATTACAAAACAGTTCATTAAATTTGATGAGCACCAAAGGCAGCAACAAAAGCCCTGTGTTCTTCCACTCagtaaaaaagaaagcaaaaagtATGTGATCGTCCCATCCCTCTGCCTAACACACAAGGAAAGGAAAAGCATAGGACGTGTTCTAATCCCTGTATTTACTAATCTTTGCATCTGGGTTCTGTTTGCAGCAGTAGATTATTTGCTTTACTGGCTAATTTTTTCAGTGAGCAAGCATCTCCATGCATTACCAGCGCTAGAGGTTAATTTGAAAGTCAGGTACCAA aaaaatgaaaacacGTTTATTTTCAACACTGGAGAGCGCAAGACAACGAATGTTTCCTTTAACTCTTCTCTGTTTAAGCATGAATGCCTCCCTAAACCAGAGTTTTTGCTCTCCTCAACATGGCTCCAGCTTGGATGCATCATCTTTTGTCTAATAATATTTGCATTATTCTCCACCACCCTGACGCAACTTAAAATACTTGTGTCAACTTCATTTTATCCCAACATAGAGATGAAACGGATACATTATCTGCATGCAAAACTACTGAGAAAAAGATCAAAGATTccacagaaaaatgtaaaaaggaaATTGAACTCATTTGCTACAAAG TTCCACTTCTGGTTCCCAATATTCAAGGCAATGGGAATGGtcaggaagaaagaaaaagacatGATAAACATCAACAATGTTTGA